The proteins below come from a single Ictalurus punctatus breed USDA103 chromosome 24, Coco_2.0, whole genome shotgun sequence genomic window:
- the myo15aa gene encoding unconventional myosin-XV: MYRDEELVDFVIPVYPGQDAGVSEPEWSPDREGEPQGHWYDKMYSIRSLPTMLYRERAEEDGIEDMTQLEELHEAAVLLNLKKRFDRELIYTYIGSILVAVNPYKMYNIYGTDLVLQHKGHALGENPPHLFAIANAAYAKMMDAKQNQCIIISGESGSGKTEATKLVLRYLAAIQHKRNITQQIEILEAAPLLESFGNAKTVRNDNSSRFGKYIEIFLEEGVISGAITSQYLLEKSRIVFQAKDERNYHIFYEMLAGLPSQQKQSLYLQEAETYYYLNQGGNCEITGKSDGEDFRRLLSAMEILHFNPEDQNGIFRILSSILHLGNVFFERYETDSREMVSVVSAQEIRVVGELLQISPEALQKSMTYKVMETMREKIYTPLSVESAVDARDAVAKILYSLLFNWLTDRINTLVYPMNETLSISILDIYGFEDLIFNSFEQLCINYANEYLQFFFNRVIFREEQEEYSREEIPWEEVYYNDNQACIDLISAKPHGVLRILDDQSGFPQATDHTFLQKCHYHHGHNPLYFKPKMPLPEFAIKHFAGKVTYQVHKFLDKNYDQVRQEVLNLFVQSKNKMVAHLFTSYSETVNQQKKTSTVTRKYQPSTVAAKFQLSLMELVEKMERCNPFFVRCIKPNHNKEPGVFDMDLVSTQLRYSGILDTIRIRGQGYPIRILFDVFLFRYKSLLGLKQAPPATGENCVIMLRKLCPLRPGAFEVGITKLFLKEDTYYMLESKRDRVRHVAALTLQRYTRMFFVRKRYVAFRMKIIRLQAHCRGYLIRYRFSLLKHYVKMRVNLARFRSVVHMYVNQKRYIKMILEAKRRAEEERIRIEMELAKREVVNVTHLAIPAELGGLLQAVAGGRELHSDCLALVQAPTVQAESQLTLPLDINNYPISKFIQLHFREPMFGMLTAPLKMPLTHLDDDLTQEALDIFIMILRFMGDPHLNGAQENLLGNYIIQKGLSNPGLRDEILCQIANQVWRNSNPDNAERGWLLLLGCLSAFAPSDKIEKYLLKFVSDNAYNSYKAVCQHKLIQAMQKSLYGPETARTYPLSLLEWTANRKKANMVLQVHCFDGTSFLCPVNSWTSGEDLAGDILQYRGVTESWKGCSVIMKEHGQWAELAGHDYVMDLIADLELMRDFPKQKSYFIISAESPTRTRPNASLALFRSGFDSDDESPLLNPPVAISSLPDSDGYYSHESDFSEAPPQRGMDRYLDSLFDPVLSDGSGDLEKPASMSSRMKGAGGIGGEDGEEEEKTRANRPYPPGLQPGAVPVLPVMGTMMPPIPMPAMHSVPSTLTPTSTASVPSVSPSMPSVPSMPAMSSIPSMPVLPPLPPFSALPNVPLMTDGAVDPNVLAQQQQAIINQQAIILAQQMTMQAMALQQQMYNSVGRPYTGPSYHNEHASMPRSGQSSPNKSETGPTPHTQVTPALAQRPFRHHYGQPRTIPQENVVKSTISNSEYIEPSHNIKDIIKQYQPGIVKPVDIPRRDAKVFVKKPDPHDEAMMILKDQMNSPPTQQKKAYSPGSSASDVAELGRLQPSKSIKMKRPPPVPAISQRSPAPAPVSRELPVEEETIQTQLHRRSSEEHYTYTNVPWKIYLRKEVFYPKDSFNHPLVLDLLFKQIVHDTFSEACIRITKEERQKMKSLFAEHSIDEGATTQDENVKKKVVIAARDTWEIYFSRLFPASGSVGTGVQVLSVSHRGIKLLKMVRSSALAPDYFRVLRPYSYTDIMFVTIPSKNMLEFNLTNEKLILFSAKAPHVKTMIDYFITELKKDSDYVVAVRNYVTDDRTVLSFHKGDIIRLQKMEGLEEGHCYGCIVKKKVMLLEEIKRDTSDFGWKFGAVHGRAGVFPVEFVQPVAAPDFINLPVDKKDEPKNKQGHVAASAAVAVAVGSTAAAHELDRSIEVTSTVSDYTEAHTDYSHIDIDERILQDSQYNMVEFAKKYFREAHRKTSDSQRQRSKKGKESKELSDMVKFSKSPIQESLIEFTDENMNKVAADIFLAIMKFMGDSPIKGQTEQDIISTILRLTGEYGLLRDEAYCQVLKQITENTSSKTDSCQRGWRILYILTAYYRCSEVLKPYLLKYLQDACAGPGVQYQGIAKACEQNLRKTFQYGGRNKHPNTMELKAMMASRSSKRQLFLLPGGIERHLKIKTCSVVLDAIEELCYEMGLHSMEGMDEYAVFLVTNRGQNVQPLSKREYILDVTTEAELIDSNYNLWFRRVIWNQPLKFDSELGVTMHYNQVTPDYLKSLLNVVSQGRLSEQQLQQVSKLAALQHRAKDTISLPSLHEVQDCIPVPLYGLQPSQQWLNLVTQNMQQVQALSPHQARAQFLGLVSVLPMFGSSFFYIQSSSNSSIDCPCILAVNQNGLNFLNKDTHELMVKFPLKEVQSTRTQRPVAGSSYPYVEIMLGDLTSQRITQLQVDQSLELCRVIAMHMDNMLSVREKRLTLPPSEITLL; this comes from the exons ggGTGTGATTAGTGGTGCCATAACCTCACAGTATCTACTTGAAAAGTCAAGGATTGTGTTTCAG GCCAAAGATGAAAGAAACTACCACATTTTTTACGAGATGCTTGCAGGCCTTCCTTCACAGCAAAAACAGTCATTGTACCTCCAAGAGGCAGAGACCTACTATTACCTCAATCAG GGTGGGAACTGTGAGATCACTGGTAAAAGTGATGGGGAGGACTTCCGCAGGCTTCTCAGTGCCATGGAAATCCTTCATTTCAACCCTGAAGATCAAAATGGCATCTTCAGGATCCTGTCATCTATTCTCCATCTGGGAAATGTCTTTTTTGAGAGATATGAG acagactctcGGGAAATGGTGTCAGTGGTGAGTGCTCAGGAGATTAGAGTGGTGGGAGAACTCTTACAGATTTCCCCTGAGGCCCTGCAGAAATCTATGACTTACAAAGTGATG GAGACAATGAGGGAGAAGATCTATACCCCTCTATCAGTGGAGAGTGCAGTTGATGCCAG AGATGCAGTTGCCAAGATCCTGTACTCCCTCCTTTTCAACTGGTTAACAGACAGAATCAATACTTTGGTTTACCCAATGAACGAGACACTGTCCATCTCCATTCTTGATATCTACGGCTTTGAG GACCTCATCTTCAACAGCTTTGAACAGCTTTGCataaactatgcaaatgagtaCCTACAGTTCTTTTTCAACAGGGTCATTTTCAGGGAAGAGCAA GAGGAATACAGCAGAGAGGAAATTCCCTGGGAAGAAGTGTATTATAATGACAATCAGGCCTGCATTGACCTCATTTCAGCGAAACCCCATGGGGTGCTTCGGATCTTGGATGACCAGAGTGGTTTTCCACAG GCTACAGACCACACCTTCCTTCAGAAATGTCACTATCATCATGGCCACAATCCTCTGTATTTCAAGCCAAAAATGCCTCTCCCTGAATTTGCCATTAAACACTTTGCTGGAAAAGTCACCTATCAG GTCCATAAATTTTTGGACAAAAATTATGATCAGGTTCGCCAGGAGGTGCTCAATCTTTTCGTGCAAAGCAAAAATAAG ATGGTTGCACATCTGTTCACAAGCTATTCAGAAACTGTGAATCAACAGAAGAAGACCAGCACGGTTACACGCAAATATCAGCCATCCACAGTTGCTGCCAAGTTCCAGCTATCTCTTATGGAGCTTGTGGAAAAGATGGAGAG ATGCAACCCATTCTTTGTGCGCTGCATAAAGCCAAACCATAACAAG GAGCCTGGAGTGTTTGACATGGACCTGGTCAGCACTCAACTTCGTTACTCTGGGATATTGGACACCATCCGCATTAGGGGACAGGGCTATCCAATCAGAATACTCTTTGATGTCTTCCTTTTTAG ATACAAATCCTTGCTGGGCCTAAAGCAGGCTCCTCCTGCCACTGGGGAAAACTGTGTTATCATGCTAAGGAAGCTTTGTCCTTTAAGACCAGGAGCTTTTGAAGTGGGCATCACCAAG CTGTTCTTAAAAGAAGACACCTATTACATGCTGgagagtaagagagacagagtgaggcATGTTGCTGCTTTGACCCTGCAACGCTACACTCGAATGTTCTTTGTACGGAAACGCTATGTAGCCTTTCGCATGAAAATCATTCGATTGCAGGCGCACTGCCGAGGTTACCTCATACGGTACAGATTCTCACTGCT GAAACACTATGTGAAAATGCGAGTGAATCTGGCCAGATTCCGCTCAGTGGTCCACATGTATGTAAATCAAAAGAGATACATTAAG ATGATATTAGAAGCCAAGAGGAGGGCAGAAGAGGAGCGAATCCGAATAGAAATG GAGTTGGCAAAACGGGAAGTCGTCAACGTCACACACTTGGCCATTCCAGCAGAACTTGGGGGGTTATTACAAGCAGTTGCAG GAGGTAGAGAGCTTCATTCTGATTGCTTAGCTCTTGTACAGGCACCAACAGTTCAGGCGGAATCCCAGCTCACACTGCCCCTCGACATCAACAACTACCCCATTTCTAAATTCATCCAGCTTCATTTCAGA GAACCAATGTTTGGAATGTTGACTGCACCTTTGAAAATGCCCTTGACACATTTAGATGATGATCTCACACAGGAAGCTCTAGATATCTTCATCATG ATTTTGAGATTTATGGGTGACCCACATTTGAATGGTGCCCAGGAGAATTTACTCGGAAACTACATCATTCAGAAAGGGCTTTCCAATCCTGGCTTACGAGATGAAATTCTGTGTCAAATTGCCAATCAAGTGTGGAGGAACAGCAACCCAGATAATGCAGAAAGAGGCTGGCTGCTGCTTCTCGGCTGCCTCAGTGCATTTGCACCTTCCGACAAAATAGAGAAATACCTTCTAAA GTTTGTGTCAGACAATGCCTATAATAGCTATAAGGCAGTTTGCCAACATAAGCTGATCCAGGCCATGCAGAAGTCCCTTTATGGACCAGAGACAGCAAGGACTTACCCATTGTCCCTGCTGGAATGGACTGCCAACAGAAAGAAAGCCAATATGGTCCTACAGGTGCACTGTTTTGATG GAACCTCCTTTCTGTGTCCTGTAAACTCATGGACCAGTGGAGAGGATCTGGCTGGGGACATCCTTCAGTACAG GGGTGTTACAGAGTCCTGGAAGGGTTGTTCTGTCATCATGAAGGAGCATGGGCAATGGGCTGAGCTTGCAGGGCACGATTATGTAATGGACCTGATTGCAGACCTGGAGCTAATGCGAGATTTCCCAAAGCAGAAGTCCTATTTCATCATCTCTGCTGAGAGTCCCACCAGAACCAGACCCAATGCCAGCCT TGCTCTGTTTAGAAGTGGTTTTGATTCAGATGATGAAAGTCCACTCCTTAACCCACCAGTGGCCATCAGCAGTCTACCAGATTCTGATGGATACTACAGTCATG AATCCGATTTTAGTGAGGCTCCACCTCAGAGAGGTATGGACCGATATCTGGACAGCTTATTTGACCCAGTGCTGTCTGATGGTAGTGGG GATCTGGAGAAGCCAGCCAGCATGTCCAGTCGGATGAAGGGAGCTGGAGGGATTGGGGGTGAGGatggagaagaggaagaaaagacaCGGGCCAACAGGCCTTATCCCCCAGGACTGCAGCCCGGTG CGGTTCCCGTTCTGCCTGTTATGGGGACTATGATGCCACCTATACCTATGCCAGCTATGCACTCTGTGCCTTCAACTCTTACCCCAACATCTACAGCCTCCGTTCCCTCTGTTTCTCCATCAATGCCATCAGTACCATCAATGCCAGCTATGTCATCTATACCTTCTATGCCAGTGTTGCCTCCTTTACCACCTTTCTCAGCATTACCTAATGTGCCACTGATGACTGATGGGGCAG TAGATCCCAATGTCCTTGCACAGCAGCAGCAAGCCATCATCAACCAGCAAGCCATCATACTT GCTCAGCAAATGACAATGCAAGCAATGGCCCTACAACAGCAGATGTATAATTCAGTGGGTAGGCCATACACTGGTCCATCTTATCACAATGAACATGCATCAATGCCCCGCTCTGGCCAATCAAGCCCA AACAAATCTGAAACTGGACCTACTCCACACACTCAAGTTACACCTGCCCTTGCACAGAGACCCTTCCGGCATCATTACG gCCAGCCCAGGACAATCCCACAAGAAAATGTGGTGAAGTCCACCATCTCAAACTCAGAGTATATAGAACCAAGTCACAACATCAAAGACATCATTAAACAGTACCAGCCTGGCATAGTCAAACCTGTAGATATACCAAG AAGAGATGCTAAAGTGTTTGTTAAGAAGCCAGACCCTCATGATGAAGCTATGATGATCCTTAAAGACCAGATGAATTCACCACCTACCCAG CAGAAAAAGGCCTATAGTCCAGGCTCTTCTGCTTCAGATGTCGCAGAGCTTGGCAGACTACAACCATCAAAGAGCATAAAGATGAAAAGACCACCTCCAGTGCCTGCTATCAGTCAGAGGTCCCCAGCCCCAGCACCCG TATCTCGAGAGCTTCCAGTTGAAGAGGAGACCATTCAGACCCAGCTCCATAGGAGGAGCAGCGAGGAGCACTACACCTACACAAACGTACCCTGGAAGATCTACCTGAGAAAAGag GTTTTCTATCCCAAGGACAGCTTTAACCACCCACTGGTATTAGATCTCCTGTTCAAGCAG ATTGTCCACGACACATTCTCCGAGGCTTGCATTCGGATCACaaaggaggagagacagaaaatgaaatCCCTCTTTG CTGAGCACAGCATTGACGAGGGTGCCACAACACAAGACgagaatgtgaaaaaaaaggttgttatTGCAGCAAGGGACACCTGGGAGATCTACTTCTCTCGTCTTTTCCCAGCATCT ggcAGTGTGGGCACTGGTGTCCAGGTACTTTCAGTGTCCCACAGGGGAATTAAACTGCTAAAGATGGTGAGGAGCAGCGCACTGGCTCCAGATTACTTCCGAGTTTTAAGACCTTACAG CTACACAGATATCATGTTTGTCACCATTCCCTCTAAGAACATGCTGGAGTTCAACCTCACCAATGAGAAACTGATTCTCTTCTCAGCCAAAGCTCCGCATGTGAAGACCATGATTGACTACTTCATCACAGAGCTGAAGAAG GACTCCGACTATGTGGTTGCTGTGCGTAATTACGTGACAGATGACAGAACAGTGCTGAGTTTCCACAAAGGAGACATTATACGCTTGCAGAAAATGGAGGGGCTGGAGGAAG GCCACTGCTATGGTTGCATAGTGAAAAAGAAGGTCATGCTTCTTGAGGAGATCAAAAGAGACACATCTGACTTTG GCTGGAAGTTTGGAGCGGTCCATGGTCGTGCAGGGGTATTCCCTGTGGAGTTCGTCCAGCCAGTGGCTGCTCCAGACTTTATCAACCTCCCTGTGGACAAGAAAGACGAGCCCAAGAATAAACAGGGTCATGTGGCAGCCTCTGCCGCCGTAGCCGTAGCTGTAGGTTCCACCGCTGCGGCCCATGAGCTCGACCGCTCCATTGAA GTGACTTCAACAGTGAGTGATTATACCGAGGCCCATACAGACTACAGTCACATAGATATAGATGAGAGGATTTTGCAGGACAGCCAATACAACATGGTGGAGTTTGCCAAGAAATATTTTCGAGAGGCCCATAGGAAGACCAG TGATTCACAAAGGCAAAGGTCAAAGAAGGGGAAGGAAAGCAAGGAATTATCagatatggtgaaattttccAAG TCTCCTATCCAAGAGTCCTTGATTGAGTTTACTGATGAAAACATGAACAAAGTTGCTGCAGACATTTTCTTGG CTATAATGAAGTTCATGGGGGACTCCCCAATCAAAGGCCAAACTGAGCAAGACATCATCAGCACCATACTAAGG CTTACTGGCGAATATGGTTTACTGAGAGATGAAGCGTACTGCCAGGTCCTCAAACAGATCACCGAAAACACCAGTTCCAAAAC AGACAGTTGTCAGAGAGGCTGGAGGATCCTGTACATCCTTACAGCATACTACCGATGTTCAGAAGTACTGAAGCCCTACCTATTGAAATACCTTCAAGATGCATGTGCAGGTCCAGGGGTACAATACCAAG GCATCGCCAAAGCTTGCGAACAGAACTTAAGGAAGACGTTCCAATATGGTGGCCGCAATAAACACCCTAACACCATGGAACTAAAGGCGATGATG GCCAGCAGGAGCTCCAAACGGCAGCTATTTCTTCTACCAGGTGGAATTGAGCGTCATCTAAAAATTAAGACCTGCTCA GTTGTTCTGGATGCCATTGAAGAGCTATGCTATGAGATGGGTCTACACAGCATGGAGGGAATGGATGAATATGCTGTATTTCTCGTCACAAACAGAG GTCAGAATGTTCAGCCACTGAGCAAAAGGGAGTACATCTTGGATGTCACCACAGAAGCAGAGCTTATTGATAGCAACTACAACCTGTGGTTTAGAAGAGTGATCTGGAATCAGCCACTAAAATTCGATAGCGAGCTTGGAGTCACCATGCATTACAATCAG GTTACCCCGGATTATTTAAAATCACTTCTGAATGTTGTGTCACAGGGCAGGCTTAGCGAACAGCAGCTTCAGCAGGTGTCAAAACTAGCTGCCCTGCAACATCGCGCCAAGGACACCATCTCTCTTCCAAGCCT CCATGAGGTCCAAGACTGCATCCCTGTCCCTCTGTATGGACTACAGCCTTCCCAACAGTGGTTGAACTTGGTGACCCAAAACATGCAGCAAGTCCAGGCACTGAGCCCCCATCAGGCCAGAGCCCAGTTCCTGG GGCTTGTAAGTGTTTTGCCCATGTTTGGCTCCTCATTCTTCTATATACAAAGCAGCAGTAACAGTTCTATAGACTGCCCCTGCATACTAGCTGTCAATCAAAATGGCTTGAACTTtctgaacaaagacacacac GAGCTGATGGTGAAGTTCCCCCTGAAAGAGGTGCAGTCTACGCGGACACAGAGGCCTGTAGCTGGCTCCAGTTACCCTTACGTAGAGATAATGCTGGGGGATCTAACATCTCAGCGCATCACACAACTACAAGTAGATCAG AGTCTGGAGCTGTGCCGTGTCATCGCCATGCACATGGACAACATGCTGTCCGTGCGAGAGAAGAGACTAACTCTGCCTCCCAGCGAGATCACACTTCTTTAA